A section of the Streptococcus oriscaviae genome encodes:
- a CDS encoding ABC transporter ATP-binding protein, whose product MKTARFFWTYFKQFKLSFVIIFVTILLSTLMQVFTPVLMGRAVAQLTQLVQAAADGQTGDSSQFFATAMTVLLVVVLLTLSTVTYSLLFNRIISRSTNQMRKGLFGKLGRLTVSFFDRHQDGEILSRFTSDLDNIQNAFNMSLITVVTQTVLYVGIVVMMFVQHAKLALVVLATSPIAFVFLFFIIRLSRKYSDLQQKEVGKLNAYMDENISGQKAIIVQGLQDQVVEGFLEQNAKVRKATFKGRIFSGMLFPVMNGLSLVNTAIVIFAGSTIALADEQLTTAAALGLVVTFVQYSQQYYQPLMQVASSWAEMQLAFTGAHRIQEMFDEPEEVRPQQAPAFTELREQVEIDRVCFSYEADKPILKDVTITAPKGQMTAVVGPTGSGKTTIMNLINRFYDVDSGSIRFDGTDIREFDLDSLRQNVGIVLQESVLFSGSIRDNIAFGAGDVPQELAETAAKATHIHEFIMSLPEGYDTYVDDENNVFSTGQKQLISIARTLLTDPQVLILDEATSNVDTVTESKIQSAMEAIVAGRTSFVIAHRLKTILNADQIIVLKDGEVIERGNHRELLKLNGFYAELYHNQFVFE is encoded by the coding sequence ATGAAAACAGCACGCTTTTTTTGGACCTATTTCAAGCAATTTAAGCTGTCCTTTGTAATTATCTTTGTTACGATTCTTCTTTCCACCCTCATGCAGGTCTTCACCCCTGTTCTAATGGGGCGAGCAGTTGCTCAGCTGACTCAGCTAGTTCAAGCCGCGGCCGATGGGCAGACAGGTGATTCCAGTCAGTTTTTTGCAACAGCGATGACGGTTTTACTGGTAGTAGTTCTCCTGACTCTTTCCACTGTGACCTACTCGCTCTTGTTTAATCGCATTATTTCACGGTCGACCAACCAGATGCGTAAGGGTTTGTTTGGGAAGTTGGGAAGATTGACCGTCAGCTTCTTTGACCGCCATCAGGACGGTGAGATTCTTTCTCGCTTTACTTCTGATTTGGATAACATCCAAAATGCCTTCAATATGTCCTTGATTACGGTTGTGACCCAGACAGTTCTCTATGTAGGCATTGTAGTCATGATGTTTGTCCAACACGCCAAGTTGGCGTTAGTAGTGCTTGCTACCAGTCCGATTGCCTTTGTCTTTCTCTTTTTCATTATCCGTCTGTCGCGGAAATATTCCGATTTGCAACAAAAAGAGGTCGGCAAGCTCAATGCCTATATGGATGAGAATATTTCTGGGCAAAAGGCCATCATTGTCCAAGGCTTGCAGGATCAAGTGGTAGAAGGCTTTTTAGAGCAAAATGCCAAGGTCAGAAAGGCTACCTTTAAGGGACGAATCTTCTCAGGAATGCTCTTTCCGGTTATGAATGGTCTTAGCCTGGTCAATACAGCTATTGTTATCTTTGCCGGCTCAACGATTGCTCTTGCAGATGAACAGTTGACAACAGCAGCAGCTCTCGGCTTGGTTGTTACCTTTGTTCAATACTCGCAGCAGTACTATCAACCTCTCATGCAGGTTGCCTCTAGCTGGGCCGAAATGCAGCTGGCTTTCACTGGCGCCCACCGTATCCAAGAGATGTTTGATGAACCTGAGGAAGTGCGTCCACAACAGGCTCCTGCCTTTACAGAGTTGCGGGAACAGGTGGAGATTGACAGGGTTTGCTTTAGCTACGAAGCAGACAAGCCCATCCTCAAGGATGTGACCATCACAGCTCCAAAGGGGCAGATGACAGCCGTAGTTGGACCGACAGGATCTGGCAAAACCACCATCATGAACCTTATCAACCGTTTTTACGATGTAGACAGTGGCTCTATTCGATTTGACGGTACAGACATTCGTGAATTTGATCTGGATAGCCTCCGTCAAAACGTCGGCATCGTCTTGCAAGAATCTGTTCTTTTTTCAGGCAGCATCCGGGATAATATCGCCTTTGGTGCAGGAGATGTACCGCAAGAATTAGCGGAGACTGCGGCCAAGGCTACCCATATTCATGAATTTATCATGAGTCTGCCAGAAGGCTACGATACCTATGTAGACGATGAGAATAATGTTTTCTCCACAGGGCAGAAACAGTTGATTTCTATCGCCCGCACCCTCTTGACAGACCCACAGGTTCTCATCTTAGATGAAGCGACCTCAAACGTCGATACAGTGACCGAAAGCAAAATCCAGTCAGCCATGGAAGCCATCGTTGCAGGCCGGACCAGCTTTGTCATTGCCCATCGCCTCAAGACCATCCTCAACGCTGACCAGATTATCGTTCTCAAGGATGGTGAGGTTATCGAGCGCGGCAACCACCGAGAGCTATTAAAACTCAACGGTTTCTATGCCGAACTCTACCATAACCAGTTTGTGTTTGAATAA
- a CDS encoding YbaN family protein, whose protein sequence is MQRIFYLVFGFVSLMVGVIGIVLPIVPTTPFLLLAGFCFARSSKRFEKWLRNTKMYQFYVADYVETKSISRKRKKQIIWQIYLLMAISIWLAPILLVKMGLGLLTIFITYYLFWVIPEK, encoded by the coding sequence ATGCAGAGAATATTCTATCTAGTATTTGGTTTTGTTAGTTTGATGGTTGGTGTCATTGGGATTGTTTTGCCGATAGTTCCGACAACCCCTTTTTTACTTTTAGCTGGTTTTTGCTTTGCGAGAAGTTCAAAAAGGTTTGAAAAATGGCTACGCAATACAAAAATGTATCAATTTTACGTAGCTGATTACGTTGAGACCAAATCCATTTCCCGCAAACGAAAAAAGCAAATCATCTGGCAAATTTACTTACTCATGGCAATTTCTATCTGGCTGGCTCCTATTTTATTGGTCAAAATGGGACTGGGACTATTAACAATCTTCATCACTTACTATTTGTTTTGGGTCATACCGGAGAAATAA
- a CDS encoding NADPH-dependent FMN reductase: MKLLGLVGTNSARSTNRKLLQYIEQHFADKADIELVEIKELPIFNKPANRELPETVKELVAKIEAADGVIIGTPEYDHSIPAVLMNALAWVSYGVYPLLNKPVMITGASYGTLGSSRAQLQLRQILNAPELKATVLPDEFLLSHSLQAFDANGELIDLETSQKLDAIFDDFRLFVKMTEKLSNAKALLKKEAENFDWENLD, translated from the coding sequence ATGAAACTTCTAGGACTGGTCGGAACAAACTCCGCTCGCTCAACCAACCGCAAACTCTTGCAGTACATTGAACAGCACTTCGCTGATAAGGCAGATATCGAACTGGTTGAAATCAAGGAACTCCCAATCTTCAATAAACCAGCCAATCGAGAATTACCAGAAACTGTTAAAGAATTGGTCGCAAAAATTGAGGCTGCTGACGGAGTCATCATCGGAACTCCCGAATATGACCACTCTATTCCAGCTGTCCTTATGAATGCCCTTGCTTGGGTATCATACGGTGTCTATCCACTATTAAACAAACCAGTTATGATTACTGGTGCTTCTTATGGAACACTTGGTTCCTCTCGTGCCCAACTACAGCTACGTCAAATTCTCAACGCTCCTGAACTCAAGGCCACTGTCTTGCCAGATGAATTTTTATTGTCACATTCCTTGCAAGCCTTTGATGCCAATGGGGAGCTCATTGATTTAGAAACTAGTCAAAAACTGGATGCCATCTTTGATGATTTCCGCCTCTTTGTCAAGATGACGGAGAAATTGTCCAATGCCAAGGCTCTCTTGAAAAAAGAAGCTGAGAATTTTGACTGGGAAAACCTAGACTAG
- a CDS encoding NAD(P)H-dependent glycerol-3-phosphate dehydrogenase produces the protein MKQQTIAVLGPGSWGTALSQVLNDNGHQVRIWGNIPEQIDEINEHHTNTRYFKDIVLDEKIKAYKDLTEALEGVDAILFVVPTKVTRLVAKQVAEVLKHKVVIMHASKGLEPDSHKRLSQVLEEEIPAELRSEIVVVSGPSHAEETIVRDITLISAASKDLDAASYVQNLFSNRYFRLYTNNDVIGVETAGALKNIIAVGAGALHGLGYGDNAKAAIIARGLTEITRLGVAMGANPLTYSGLSGVGDLIVTGTSVHSRNWRAGDQLGRGEKLEDVERNMGMVIEGLSTTKAAYELAQELGVYMPITQAIYSVIYQGASIDEAIKGIMSGEFRHENEWH, from the coding sequence ATGAAGCAACAAACCATCGCTGTCCTAGGACCTGGTTCTTGGGGAACCGCTCTTTCTCAGGTTCTTAATGACAACGGCCATCAGGTGCGCATCTGGGGAAATATCCCAGAACAAATTGATGAAATCAATGAACATCATACAAACACCCGCTATTTCAAGGACATCGTTTTAGATGAAAAAATCAAAGCCTACAAGGATTTGACTGAAGCCCTTGAGGGAGTAGATGCCATCTTGTTTGTCGTTCCAACCAAGGTAACCCGTCTAGTAGCCAAACAAGTAGCCGAAGTTCTCAAGCACAAGGTCGTGATCATGCACGCTTCAAAAGGCTTAGAACCAGACAGCCACAAACGCCTTTCCCAAGTGTTGGAAGAAGAAATCCCAGCGGAACTCCGCTCCGAAATTGTCGTAGTATCTGGCCCGAGCCATGCAGAAGAAACCATCGTTCGCGACATCACCCTGATTTCTGCCGCTTCTAAAGATCTAGATGCAGCCAGCTATGTACAAAATCTCTTTAGTAACCGATACTTCCGTCTATACACCAACAATGATGTTATCGGTGTAGAAACTGCCGGTGCCCTCAAAAATATCATTGCTGTCGGAGCTGGTGCCCTCCATGGCCTTGGCTACGGCGACAATGCCAAGGCAGCCATCATCGCGCGCGGTTTAACAGAAATCACACGCTTGGGGGTTGCCATGGGCGCCAATCCCTTGACTTACAGCGGTCTATCAGGTGTGGGAGATTTGATTGTAACAGGTACCTCTGTTCACTCCCGTAACTGGAGAGCAGGCGACCAGCTTGGCCGCGGTGAAAAGCTAGAAGACGTTGAGCGCAACATGGGCATGGTTATCGAAGGGCTTTCTACTACCAAAGCCGCCTACGAGCTAGCGCAAGAACTGGGCGTCTACATGCCCATTACTCAGGCTATTTATAGCGTCATCTATCAAGGTGCCAGCATCGATGAAGCCATCAAGGGCATCATGTCTGGCGAATTCCGTCACGAAAACGAATGGCACTAA
- a CDS encoding histidine phosphatase family protein has protein sequence MKVIFVRHSEPDYSMLDQCEAPWEYRGFGRDLAPLTKHGRYLAQEAAKNPLFAQAQVLVSSSVTRALETATYIACHHNLPLLVEPFFHEWRPDLDGMNDSAEEANKAYRLFWENKGELAVDSPMRYETAEQVRIRFLKALENYRQYDTVVIVCHGMLIRQFVYKETIAYCELFEVEL, from the coding sequence ATGAAAGTCATCTTTGTTCGCCATAGCGAGCCGGATTATAGCATGTTGGACCAGTGTGAAGCACCGTGGGAATACCGAGGTTTTGGCCGTGATTTGGCTCCCTTGACAAAACATGGACGCTATCTGGCCCAAGAAGCCGCGAAAAATCCACTATTTGCTCAAGCCCAAGTGCTGGTTTCTTCAAGTGTGACAAGGGCCTTGGAAACAGCGACCTACATCGCCTGTCATCACAACCTCCCCCTCTTGGTAGAGCCCTTTTTTCATGAATGGCGACCAGATTTGGACGGGATGAATGATAGCGCAGAGGAGGCCAACAAGGCCTATCGACTCTTTTGGGAAAATAAGGGAGAGCTAGCGGTCGACTCGCCCATGCGCTATGAAACCGCCGAGCAAGTGCGGATTCGTTTTCTCAAAGCCTTGGAAAACTACCGCCAATACGATACCGTCGTCATCGTCTGCCACGGCATGCTCATCCGCCAGTTTGTCTATAAAGAAACCATTGCTTACTGTGAACTGTTTGAAGTGGAATTATAA
- a CDS encoding ABC transporter ATP-binding protein has translation MVIKAVLKYKWQALGSVFLILLYVTASLLQPRFLQSVLAAVAENNQPAILQMGGWLLGVAMLGLLAGACNTVLAAYIAQSVSADLREQLFRKIQSFSYANIEEFNAGNLVVRMTNDVSQVQNLLMMTFQVLLRMPLLFIGGIVFAVTTLPQLWWIVLLMIILISLAMMTIMGIMMPRFGRFQKLVDRINAIAKENLRGVRVVKSFVQEKNQADKFEEVSDDLLHLNLFIGRGFSILEPTFILVSYLSIYAAYMAVYNMIGSNPEAVSKLASFGTYLMQIMFSIIMVGFMGSNASRAMVSIQRMNEVLTTEPAMTFEEKPDQELSPTIRFNHVTFTYPKDDKPTLKDISFEIAAGQMVGVVGATGAGKSTLAQLIPRLFDPQEGSIEIGGVDIKTVSRGTLRQTVSIVLQKAILFTGTIASNIRQGKHDAEEREIERAAGIAQAMEFIHRMPDKYQSSVEERGNNFSGGQKQRMSIARGLVSNPKILILDDSTSALDAKSEKLVQEALNKELKETTTIIIAQKISSVVKADTILVLDEGRLIGQGTHKELVATNPVYREIFETQKGKED, from the coding sequence ATGGTAATTAAAGCAGTATTAAAATACAAGTGGCAGGCTCTGGGATCCGTTTTCCTCATCCTCCTCTATGTGACAGCCAGCCTCTTGCAGCCTCGTTTCTTACAGAGTGTTTTGGCTGCTGTGGCAGAAAATAACCAGCCTGCCATCTTGCAGATGGGCGGCTGGCTTTTGGGTGTGGCTATGTTGGGTCTGTTGGCAGGAGCTTGCAATACCGTTCTTGCTGCCTATATTGCTCAGTCTGTATCTGCGGACTTGCGCGAGCAACTGTTTCGGAAGATACAGTCTTTTTCGTATGCGAATATTGAAGAATTTAACGCGGGCAATCTGGTCGTTCGAATGACCAACGATGTTTCTCAGGTGCAAAACTTGCTCATGATGACCTTTCAGGTCTTGCTGCGGATGCCCTTGCTGTTTATTGGAGGAATTGTTTTTGCAGTGACAACCTTGCCCCAACTGTGGTGGATTGTCCTTTTGATGATTATTCTCATCAGTCTTGCGATGATGACGATTATGGGGATTATGATGCCTCGTTTTGGTCGATTTCAAAAATTGGTGGATCGTATCAATGCGATTGCCAAGGAAAATCTGCGTGGAGTACGGGTTGTTAAATCCTTTGTCCAAGAAAAAAATCAGGCAGATAAATTTGAAGAAGTTTCTGACGATTTGCTTCATCTGAACCTCTTTATTGGACGTGGCTTTTCCATCTTGGAGCCGACCTTTATCCTAGTTTCTTATCTGTCTATCTATGCTGCTTATATGGCTGTTTACAACATGATTGGCAGCAATCCAGAAGCGGTCAGCAAGCTGGCTTCCTTTGGTACTTACTTGATGCAAATCATGTTCTCGATTATCATGGTTGGCTTTATGGGCAGCAATGCCAGCAGGGCTATGGTATCTATCCAGCGGATGAACGAGGTGCTGACAACAGAGCCGGCTATGACTTTTGAAGAAAAGCCAGATCAAGAGCTAAGTCCAACGATTCGCTTTAATCACGTGACCTTTACCTATCCTAAAGATGACAAACCGACTCTCAAGGACATTAGTTTTGAGATTGCGGCCGGTCAAATGGTGGGGGTTGTCGGGGCGACAGGAGCTGGTAAGTCCACCTTGGCCCAGCTGATTCCTCGTTTGTTTGACCCACAGGAAGGAAGCATCGAAATCGGCGGAGTGGATATTAAAACGGTTAGTCGTGGCACCCTGCGCCAAACCGTATCGATTGTGTTGCAGAAGGCCATTCTTTTCACAGGAACCATTGCTTCCAATATCCGTCAGGGCAAGCATGATGCCGAGGAGAGAGAGATTGAACGAGCGGCAGGCATCGCCCAAGCCATGGAATTTATCCATCGGATGCCGGACAAGTACCAGAGTAGTGTAGAGGAGCGAGGCAACAACTTCTCAGGAGGTCAGAAGCAGCGGATGTCCATCGCTCGTGGCCTAGTATCCAATCCTAAGATTTTGATTTTGGATGACTCAACCTCAGCTCTGGATGCCAAGTCTGAAAAGCTAGTTCAAGAGGCTCTCAATAAGGAGCTAAAAGAAACGACAACCATTATCATCGCTCAAAAAATTTCTTCGGTGGTCAAGGCTGATACCATCCTTGTGTTGGATGAGGGGCGCTTGATTGGTCAAGGAACTCATAAGGAACTGGTAGCTACCAATCCTGTTTACCGTGAAATCTTTGAAACCCAAAAAGGAAAGGAGGATTAA
- the radA gene encoding DNA repair protein RadA gives MRRTIIAKKKTTFVCQNCEYHSPKYLGRCPNCGAWSSFVEEIEVAEVKNERVSLTGEKTRPMKLNEVTSIQVARTKTNMEEFNRVLGGGVVPGSLVLIGGDPGIGKSTLLLQVSTQLSTIGTVLYVSGEESAQQIKLRAERLGDIDSEFYLYAETNMQAIRTEIEKIKPDFLIIDSIQTIMSPDISSVQGSVSQVREVTHELMQLAKTNNIATFIVGHMTKEGTLAGPRTLEHMVDTVLYFEGERQHTFRILRAVKNRFGSTNEIGIFEMQSQGLVEVLNPSQVFLEEQLDGATGSAIVVTMEGTRPILAEVQALVTPTMFGNAKRTTTGLDFNRASLIMAVLEKRAGLLLQNQDAYLKSAGGVRLDEPAIDLAVAVAIASSYKDKPTNAQDCFVGEIGLTGEIRRVNRIEQRIKEAAKLGFTKIYAPKNSLTDIDLPKEIEVIGVTTIGEVLQKVFK, from the coding sequence ATAAGGAGAACCATCATCGCTAAGAAAAAAACAACCTTTGTCTGCCAAAATTGTGAATACCATTCGCCCAAGTATCTGGGCCGCTGTCCCAATTGTGGAGCTTGGTCTTCTTTTGTGGAGGAAATCGAGGTAGCCGAAGTCAAGAACGAGCGGGTCAGCCTGACTGGTGAGAAGACCCGACCCATGAAACTTAATGAAGTGACCTCTATCCAAGTGGCCAGAACCAAGACCAACATGGAAGAGTTTAACCGCGTCCTGGGTGGCGGTGTGGTGCCGGGCAGCCTAGTCCTGATTGGGGGAGACCCAGGGATTGGTAAGTCCACCCTGCTCTTACAGGTTTCCACCCAACTCTCCACCATCGGCACCGTTCTCTACGTATCAGGAGAAGAGTCTGCCCAGCAGATTAAGCTACGGGCCGAGCGCTTGGGCGACATCGACAGCGAGTTTTATCTCTATGCCGAGACCAATATGCAGGCCATTCGGACCGAAATCGAGAAAATCAAGCCTGACTTTCTCATCATCGACTCCATCCAGACTATTATGAGCCCCGATATTTCCAGTGTGCAAGGCTCTGTCAGCCAGGTCCGCGAAGTCACCCACGAGCTCATGCAGCTGGCCAAGACCAACAATATCGCCACGTTCATCGTGGGGCACATGACTAAGGAGGGCACCCTGGCAGGACCGCGGACCCTGGAGCACATGGTGGATACCGTGCTCTATTTTGAGGGGGAGCGCCAGCACACCTTCCGCATCCTGCGGGCCGTCAAAAACCGCTTTGGCTCCACCAATGAAATCGGTATTTTTGAGATGCAGTCCCAAGGCTTGGTCGAAGTCCTCAACCCTAGCCAGGTCTTTCTGGAAGAGCAGCTGGACGGGGCGACAGGCTCTGCTATTGTCGTGACCATGGAGGGCACCAGGCCTATCTTGGCAGAGGTCCAGGCCTTGGTTACCCCAACCATGTTTGGCAATGCCAAGCGGACGACGACGGGCTTGGATTTTAACCGTGCCAGCCTCATTATGGCCGTTTTGGAAAAACGAGCTGGCTTGCTCCTCCAAAATCAGGATGCCTACCTCAAGTCAGCAGGCGGTGTCCGTCTGGATGAACCCGCCATTGATTTGGCCGTGGCCGTGGCCATTGCCTCCAGCTACAAGGACAAGCCAACCAATGCCCAAGATTGCTTCGTCGGCGAAATCGGTCTGACTGGCGAAATTCGTAGGGTCAACCGCATCGAGCAGCGGATAAAAGAAGCTGCTAAACTAGGCTTCACCAAGATCTACGCACCTAAAAATTCCTTGACGGATATTGACTTGCCGAAAGAAATTGAGGTTATCGGCGTCACTACCATCGGTGAAGTGCTGCAAAAAGTATTTAAATAG
- a CDS encoding NAD(P)H-dependent oxidoreductase, whose amino-acid sequence MKFVAIVGSNADQSYNRMLLQFMQRHFKIKCEIELLEIKDVPMFNQDEDQSDCFAIRYLNNKITRADGVIIATPEHNHTITPALKSTLEWLSFKLHPLENKPVMIVGASYYDQGTSRAQVHLRKILEAPGVNAYTLPGNEFLLGKAKEAFDVNGNISNEGTVKFLESCLNNFIKYVEVVSKLRKPKPIEPEDLDCGKPIATTITGVDPDDPDWLEKASKLVNAVEGDTYVKLDNGLLTVNQLNMFLNAMPFELTYADDNNQFLYYNNSHQEPDTMLGKRVLAQVGNRLSTVHGTLPPARMKNVEWVVGTLRNGNQEYVRTIVPGTPAEIINTHNYQAMYYPDGSYAGINEIIFNFKPWLDWYLEATGQRLVGGSGTAAAPAHVDATSGASDAGSAPATSTPTDANSGASAH is encoded by the coding sequence ATGAAATTTGTTGCAATCGTTGGCTCTAATGCGGACCAATCCTATAACCGCATGCTTCTGCAATTTATGCAGCGCCATTTTAAAATCAAATGTGAAATTGAACTTCTTGAAATCAAGGATGTTCCCATGTTTAACCAGGACGAGGACCAGTCGGACTGCTTTGCTATCCGCTACCTCAACAACAAGATTACCCGTGCAGATGGGGTCATTATCGCGACTCCTGAGCACAACCACACCATCACTCCAGCCCTCAAAAGCACTCTAGAATGGTTGTCCTTCAAGCTCCATCCACTGGAAAACAAGCCTGTTATGATTGTGGGTGCTTCTTACTATGACCAGGGGACATCAAGAGCCCAAGTTCATTTGCGCAAAATTTTGGAAGCACCAGGTGTCAATGCCTATACGCTGCCAGGCAATGAGTTTCTGCTCGGCAAGGCCAAGGAAGCCTTTGATGTGAATGGCAACATCAGCAATGAAGGCACCGTCAAATTCCTGGAAAGCTGCCTAAATAACTTTATCAAATATGTGGAGGTGGTATCTAAATTGCGCAAACCAAAACCGATTGAACCAGAAGATTTGGACTGTGGGAAGCCGATTGCAACGACCATCACTGGTGTGGATCCCGATGATCCAGATTGGCTAGAAAAGGCTTCTAAATTGGTTAACGCAGTTGAGGGAGACACCTATGTTAAACTGGACAATGGTCTGTTGACCGTTAACCAACTCAATATGTTCCTCAATGCGATGCCATTTGAATTGACCTATGCAGATGATAATAACCAGTTCCTCTACTACAACAATAGTCACCAAGAACCTGATACCATGTTGGGTAAACGGGTACTTGCTCAAGTAGGAAATCGCCTGTCAACTGTCCACGGTACGCTACCTCCTGCCCGCATGAAGAATGTTGAATGGGTTGTCGGTACCTTGCGTAATGGTAACCAGGAATATGTTCGTACCATTGTACCCGGTACCCCTGCTGAAATTATCAACACCCACAACTACCAAGCTATGTACTATCCTGACGGATCCTACGCTGGTATCAATGAAATTATCTTTAATTTCAAACCATGGCTAGATTGGTATCTTGAAGCTACTGGTCAACGCTTGGTTGGTGGTTCGGGAACTGCCGCAGCTCCTGCACATGTTGACGCAACCTCTGGTGCATCAGATGCTGGTAGTGCCCCTGCTACTTCCACACCGACAGATGCAAATTCTGGTGCATCCGCTCACTAA
- a CDS encoding formate/nitrite transporter family protein: MSPFQEKISAAVSKKEALFDESLSRYALRSMFAGAYLTMSTAVGIIGADVIAGQFPALARFTFTIIFAIGLIYVLVFNGELATSNMLYLTTGAYYKKMSWAKATKILVYCTFFNLVGAVILAYLFNQSFSFLNLKEDSFVVTAATIKLGKSDWGNFIEGITANMFVNMAIMGYMLLKEESAKIFVAISAIFMFVFLINEHLVANFAAFMLLAFNHAKENVETFTLMNILRQWTVVFFANWLGGGLFIGIAYAWLNQTKTNHIEQ, encoded by the coding sequence ATGTCACCATTTCAAGAAAAAATTTCAGCTGCAGTTTCAAAAAAAGAAGCCCTCTTTGATGAGAGTCTCAGCCGCTATGCCCTGCGCTCCATGTTTGCAGGAGCCTATTTGACCATGTCCACAGCAGTGGGGATTATCGGTGCGGATGTCATCGCAGGTCAGTTTCCTGCCCTAGCCCGCTTTACCTTCACCATTATCTTTGCCATCGGCCTAATCTATGTTCTTGTCTTTAATGGGGAGCTGGCGACCTCCAATATGCTCTATCTGACAACTGGGGCCTACTATAAGAAGATGTCTTGGGCAAAGGCCACCAAGATCCTGGTTTATTGTACCTTCTTTAACCTGGTTGGGGCGGTTATTTTGGCCTACCTCTTCAATCAATCCTTCTCTTTCCTCAATCTCAAGGAGGATAGTTTTGTGGTGACAGCAGCGACCATCAAGCTGGGCAAGTCTGATTGGGGCAACTTTATCGAAGGCATTACGGCCAATATGTTTGTGAATATGGCAATCATGGGCTACATGCTGCTCAAGGAGGAATCTGCCAAGATTTTCGTCGCTATTTCTGCCATCTTTATGTTTGTCTTCCTGATTAACGAACACTTGGTGGCCAACTTTGCTGCCTTTATGCTCCTGGCCTTTAATCATGCCAAGGAAAATGTTGAAACCTTTACGCTCATGAATATCTTGCGCCAGTGGACGGTGGTTTTCTTTGCCAACTGGCTGGGTGGGGGGCTCTTTATCGGTATCGCCTACGCTTGGCTCAATCAAACCAAAACCAACCATATTGAGCAGTAA
- a CDS encoding dUTP diphosphatase, which produces MKIRGFELVSQFTDKNLLPKRETAHAAGYDLKVAVETTIAPGEIKLVPTGVKAYMQAGEVLYLFDRSSNPRKKGLVLINSVGVIDGDYYGNPANEGHIFAQMKNITDEPVVLEVGERIVQGVFMPFLVVDGDEADGVRTGGFGSTGA; this is translated from the coding sequence ATGAAAATCCGTGGATTTGAACTGGTCAGCCAGTTTACAGATAAAAACTTATTGCCAAAACGGGAAACGGCCCATGCGGCAGGCTATGATTTGAAGGTGGCGGTGGAAACCACCATCGCACCGGGCGAGATTAAGTTGGTGCCGACAGGCGTCAAGGCCTACATGCAGGCAGGGGAGGTCCTCTACCTCTTTGACCGCTCTTCCAACCCTCGCAAGAAGGGATTGGTCCTCATCAACTCGGTCGGGGTCATCGACGGGGATTATTATGGCAATCCAGCCAACGAAGGGCATATCTTTGCCCAGATGAAAAACATCACAGATGAGCCAGTCGTCCTAGAGGTCGGTGAGCGCATTGTCCAAGGTGTCTTTATGCCCTTCTTAGTTGTCGATGGCGATGAGGCGGACGGAGTGAGAACTGGCGGGTTTGGCTCAACAGGAGCTTAG
- a CDS encoding helix-turn-helix domain-containing protein: MRYDFGRVLRDIRKSKGLTQAQVCGDFISRVTLSKIENNKELPNIWTMEQILRQLDMTFAEFDYICHDFSPSRRSEIIKRFENNISIVRKEEMQQLIADGEAYLKLYQDIRIETIVKIARLNLMIRQHGDSDPSQALAQQIWQELEKCDTWYLADLRKLSAVLILFSPDRLLGIVDKILDSLAKYRDFKDIRSSQFSLLANVSSIFFHSGHQEECLRVTQVVYDIAQESLRIDHLGFANVRMGILRQDKKLIDKGLAMLRVAELHQLADNLEQEAGEYRNG; this comes from the coding sequence ATGCGGTATGATTTTGGCCGAGTATTGCGAGATATTCGGAAATCCAAAGGGCTGACCCAAGCTCAGGTTTGCGGTGATTTTATTTCCAGAGTTACTCTGTCAAAAATTGAAAACAACAAGGAGCTGCCGAATATCTGGACGATGGAACAAATTCTGCGCCAATTGGACATGACCTTTGCAGAGTTTGATTATATCTGCCACGATTTTTCGCCATCCAGAAGGTCGGAAATAATCAAGCGCTTTGAGAACAACATCTCCATTGTGCGCAAGGAGGAGATGCAGCAACTGATTGCGGACGGAGAGGCCTACCTGAAACTCTATCAGGATATTCGGATTGAAACCATCGTCAAGATTGCTAGGCTGAATCTGATGATTCGGCAACATGGAGATAGTGATCCATCGCAGGCCTTGGCTCAGCAGATCTGGCAGGAGCTAGAAAAGTGCGATACCTGGTATCTAGCAGATTTGCGGAAACTCAGTGCGGTTCTGATTCTCTTTTCGCCGGATCGCTTGTTGGGAATTGTCGATAAAATTTTAGATTCCTTAGCCAAGTATAGGGATTTCAAAGACATTCGTTCCAGTCAATTTTCCCTATTAGCTAATGTTAGCAGTATCTTTTTCCATAGTGGCCATCAGGAGGAGTGCCTTCGGGTAACTCAGGTTGTTTACGATATTGCTCAAGAAAGCCTGAGGATTGACCATCTGGGCTTCGCTAATGTTCGGATGGGAATTCTCAGACAGGACAAGAAGCTAATTGATAAGGGGTTGGCCATGTTGAGGGTCGCAGAATTGCACCAACTAGCCGATAACTTAGAGCAGGAAGCAGGGGAGTACAGGAACGGCTAG